The sequence CCGACCGATTTCGGTTTTCCCATCGACGTCCACGCGCACGAACCGGAGACAATTTTTGTCGTTCCGATCAAAAGTGACTCCGAGCATTTCCCGCCCGATGGAAAACTGCGCGTTTATCGCAGCCGGTCGGGCGGCAACGAATGGGAAGCGCTCACAAAAGGCCTTCCGCAGAAGGATTGCTACGTCAATGTGTTGCGCGACGCCATGGCGGTTGACTCGCTGGAAAAGTGCGGGGTGTACTTTGGGACGACGGGCGGACAGGTTTATTGCTCGGCGGACAGCGGCGATACCTGGAATCCAATCGTGCGCGACCTTCCCGCCGTCTTTTCGGTGGAGGTGCAAACTCTGCCATGATTCGTGTGGTGCTTCCATTCCACCTGCGCAACCTCGCGCGCGTGGACGGCGAAGTGCAGCTCAACGTGGCGGGTCCGGTCACCGTGGGAACCATTCTCGATGCGCTCGAGGCGCGCTATCCCGTGTTGTGCGGAACGATCCGCGATCACGGCACGTTAAAGCGCCGGCCATTCATCAGATTCTTCGCCTGCAAGGAGGATTTGTCTCTTGAACCGCCCGACACTCGGTTGCCCGACGAGGTGGTCAGCGGTGCCGAGCCGTTTTTGGTCGTGGGGGCGATGGCGGGAGGCTGACGCCGGCGAATTGAGCGCCCGGGTGGTCTCCGCTGCTCT is a genomic window of Candidatus Angelobacter sp. containing:
- a CDS encoding MoaD/ThiS family protein translates to MIRVVLPFHLRNLARVDGEVQLNVAGPVTVGTILDALEARYPVLCGTIRDHGTLKRRPFIRFFACKEDLSLEPPDTRLPDEVVSGAEPFLVVGAMAGG